Part of the Limihaloglobus sulfuriphilus genome is shown below.
AACAAGACAGTGCAGCATTGATAGCTTCGAGTTTTACAATTGAGGCTTTTTTTAATATGTCTGCAGTGCCGGCTGCAGGTTACTCAGATGTAAGATATATAGTCTCGTTGTGCGGCAGAGACGGAACGTATGCAAACTACTGGAACTATTCAGTACGTATAAGGACAGTAGAAGGTGTCGGTGATGAGCCGGATCAGACTTTTGTCGAAGGTGTTTCGAGATCTGCTGATGGCAACTGGCCGACCGTTACTTCAAGTGTGCCGCTTGAGATAGGGACTGACTACTACGTTGCTTATAGCTATGACGAAATAACAAATGAGGCAGCGATATGGGTTGATGGCAATAAAGAAACAGTTATTTTCAGCCAGACTCCAATCAGTACTCAATTGACAAATCCAATGTTTACAATCGGCTCGCGAGCTCCTTCAGTGAGTTATTCCGGATTCTTCGAAGGTGTTATTGATGACGTTAGAATCAGTAATATTGTCCAACCTGACAACAATCTGCTTATTCGCAATTGCGGCGGATGGGGCTACAGTCCAATGGATTTCAACAAGGACTGTGTTGTAGATGCGGCCGACCTCTCAACGTTCGCCAGCAGTTGGCTAAATTGTACCGACCCAACAGATCCGTTATTTAATGCTGAGTAATTGGATTTTTGGCTTTAACTGATTTTCGTTAACTTTAATAACTGGAGCAATAAATCATGATTAATAAAATAAAATCAATATTAATTTTCTGTCTTATAGCCTGCAGTGCAGTTACAGTTCAGGCAGCGACACTGGCTTACTGGAACTTCGAAGAAGGCAGCGGTCAGAATCTTACCGATATCAGTGGTAATACCATTCAAGAATTCATTAGAGGAACAAGCGCCTCAGATTGGATGGATCCTGAGTGGACCGAAGGTATCAAAGGCGATCATGCACTGAAGTTTATGAAGCTCGCTGCTCCTGCCAACGGAGGGGTTTGCTCTTTCATTAATGGCTATGACCCTGTATTGTGCAGCAGAGCTCTTGTTGCTACGGGCAGTTTTACAGTAGAAGCTTTCATTAAAATTGATGTAATGCCTGCAGATGGTTATACAGATGCCCGTTATATCGTTTCCCTGTGCGACAACAGTGGTACGTATGCAAGCTACTGGAACTACGCAATAAGGCTCAGAACTGCAGGTACTGACACATTCGTAGAAGGTCTTTCCAGGGCTAAAGACGGCTCATGGCCGACTGTTACTTCAACTGTTGCTCTTTCGACAGGTGTCGAGTATTATGTCGCCTTTTCGTACAATGCCGATACAATGGAAGCTAAGATATGGGTTGATAACAATACTGACACTTCGACCTTTGCTCAGCAACCTATCAGTACTGATCTGACAAGCCCAATGTTTACGATCGGTGCCAGAAGACCTTCTTCAAGCTATTCCGCTTTCTTCGAAGGTGTTATTGATGATGTTAGAGTCAGCGATACTGTTCTTACAACTCAAGAGATGCTTTCCTATGGCTGCGGATCAATAGGATATGATCCAATGGACTTCAATCAAGACTGTAGAGTGGATATGGCAGATTTGGCTGAGTTTGCAAAAATGTGGGGCAATTGTTCGATTCCTTATCTTGAGGGTTGCGATCAGTACTGATATTTAAGAAAGTTTTTAATATAAGCAATTAAGACCGAATGACCAAAATTACTGTCGTTTGCAGTCTTTTGTTGATGGCACCGCCAAAAGTCAGAAAGCACCGAAAACATCTTCGTTTTCAACTGATTAACGTTGTTTATGTTGTCAACTCAGGCTTTTGGCGGTAGCGTCTTTGTTGGATTGCTCTAATGCGTATTAAGGTTCATATTTCTACAGGTCTATAGCTTTCGAGGTGATAATGTTAGAAAGAATTGGTGTGATTTTTTTGCTCCAACTCTGTTTTGCGGGCAGTTCATCGGCTGGAGTTTCTTATGAGTCCCTGATTCTAAGAGATGACCCAGTTTTATGGTGGCGTTTTGATTATCAACGATCGGTTGATGGTTCAGTTGCTTATGATGAAATCAGTAATTACAATAGTTATTATGATGGTAATACTTCTATTGTAACTGGCGGCATTGATGGCGGATGCGGATGGTTTAACGGCAACCTTGCCGGCGTTGAGCTTGGAAGTGAGCTCAGGAGCAGGCTTGATGCTTCTAAAGCAATTACGGTTGAAGCCTGGCTCAGGTGTGCAGACCTTCCGGCAAGTGGGGCAAGGCCAATCTTTGCTACCCGAATTAATGCCGCCTATGCGGGTATGGAAGTTATAATTGTCAATGCAGGCGGTTCCTGTAGAATTCAAGTTGGTGCAAGAAGTACACTTTCGGATTCCTATCAGACGGCCTATGCACCTTTTGACAGTCTGGGGCAGTGGAATCATCTGGTTTGTGTTAGCGACTTTGCCAATGGAAAGGTCATTATATACCTCAATGGCCAAGAGGTAACAGAAACCTCTGTACAATTCGGAAGCAGACTTTATGAAGTTGGCGCTGCGGTAACACAAACCGATCAAATCGCCAGAGACTGTTCTCTGAATAACTTTTATAGGGGATGGCTTGATGAGGTTGCTGTTTATAACAGAGCTCTTAACAGCTTTGAAGTATTAGAACATTACCGTGCTGCAATTGCTGAAGAACCTGCATGTCTTTGGGTTTCTCAAGCTTTTTCAGCTAGCACATATAAAGATGTTTTCTATGGTTCGCCGAGCCTGGCTATATTGCCAGATGGTACCATGATTGCAAGCCATGATTACTTTGGTGACGGTGTTGCCCTGTGGGATCCGACTGAACGCTGGCGGACAGCTATCAGCAAATCCGTAGATGGTGGAAATAACTGGGTGGAGCTTGCTGTCGTTAACCGTATTTACTGGGCAAGTTTGTTTGAGCATAATGGGGATATTTACCTTTTAGGCGTTAATAAACCCTCGGGCAGTATTGTAATATCAAAAAGTTCCGATGAAGGGCTAACGTGGTCGTTGGCTTATAATAACAACACGGGTCTGCTTTTCTCGGGTGGTTTTGACCAAACACCGCCAAACTACACTACAGGCTCCGCAACTATATTAAAGCATAACGGCAGAGTGTATCGTTCGTTTGAAGACAGGGTTTACAATAGCCAGACTATAGGCCAATTTAAGGCTCTTGTTGTTTCTGCAGACCTTAATAGTGATTTGCTAAACTCAAGTAATTGGACGATGAGCAACAAGGTAGAATACAACCTTGCTGATACTCCGCCGGAGTGGGGGGCGACCCTGCCTTGCTGGCTTGAGGGGAGTATGACAGTTGATACCGATGGCCAGTTGTGGCTTGTTGAGCGTTTCAACTCGTATCCTACGACCGATAAAGCAGCACTTTTAAAACTTAGCAGTGATGGCACTGTGTTAGAGTGGGACGTTAATGCCCCTGATGCTGGTTTTATTGATATGCCCGGCGGGATGCACATGTTTACAACCCGCTACGACAGTCAAATAGGCCTGCACCTGGCACTTGTCAACAATAATACTGACTCGTCTGGCGATAAGCCTCAACAGCGAAATACGCTTTCTTTGGTTTCTTCGGAAAATCTCATCCACTGGCGGCACATTGCCACAATACTTCAAGACGACTCGCTCCTTAGTTGGGAAGATTCCGTGGCTCTTGCAGGCTTTCAATATGTTGAATGGCTTTTTGATGGTGATGATATTGTTTTTGTTTCTCGCACAGCTTATGATGGTGCAATGAGTTATCATGATAGCAATCGTATTACATTCCACAGAATTGAAAACTACCAGCGTCTATTCACGAACTGCGGAAACTGGGGTTATGATCCCATGGATTTTAATTTTGATTGTATCGTTAATTTGAAAGATTTTTTTGAGTTCGATTCTCACTGGTTAAATTAATCAGAATAATCAATCGGGATTATTTTAAATATAGCGATTATTCGCAAAAATTTGTTTATGTTTTAGTGTTTTATAATCAAGTGTTTAAGATTGGGTGTGTTACCCAAAATTAATACCGTAAGTTTTTTTAAATTAATTTTTTTGAAAGGAAATTGAAATGAGAAAAGAAACAAAGTTGCTAGTGGTTAGTTGTTTGTTGGTTATTGTATTAAGCAGTGCTGCTTCTTACGCTGCCACACTTGCTTATTGGAAATTTGATGAAGGTGCCGCTGATAGTCAGCTCTTAGCTGATTCAACAGGCAATACCACGAATGAGTTTATACGAGGTACCAGTGCTTCAGGCTTTATGGACCCAACCTGGACAGCAGGGATTAAGGGCGATTCAGCTCTGCATTTTGAGCGTTTATCTGCTTTTCCCAATGGTCAGGTTGCTTCATTTATTAATGGTTATGACCCAGAACTAAACAGTTCAGCGTTAATTTCCTCAAGTTTTACAGTTGAAGCTTTTATTAATATGGACACTCTTCCTGACGAAGGTTATAGTGCTGTTCGGTATGTCGTTTCATTATGTGATCGTTCCGGAACTTATGCCAGTTATTGGAACTATTCCATTCGCATGCGTACTGCAGATGGCAAAACCTATGCCGAGGGCAATTCCAGAGCAGCCGATGGCTCATGGCCTACCGTAACATCAAGCGTTGCCTTAGACGCAGGAGTTAACTATTATCTCGCGTATTCGTATGATGATACCACGGGTGAGGCGACTATTTGGGTTGATGAGCATTCAGATAGTGTCACTTTCACTAGTGCTCCAATAAGTAACGCCTTAGAGCATCCAATGTTTACAATAGGTGCCAGGGCTCCTTCAACAAGTTACTCAGCCTTCTTTGACGGAGTCATTGATGATGTAAGAATAAGTGACACAGCTTTAACTCAGAGTGAGCTCTTAGTACCTGAACCAACTACAGCGGCAATTCTTCTGTTTGGAGGAATTTCATTGTTGCGTAAAAAGAAACAGATTTAACGTTAAATTTTATAGATGCCCTGAAGAAATGATAAATACTTTGGGGCATCTATTGAAAATCATAATGAAACAACCATAAAATATTTATCTGAACTGAACCTCAAAATGATTTATCAAACGCTTAGTGACGGTCTGTATCCTGTAGCACTTACCCCTCTTGACGAAACAAAATCCATTGACTGGAAAGGTCTTGAGCATTTAATTGAGTTTTATTTAAATTCAGGTGCATCGGGTTTGTTTGTCAATTGTGCGTCTAGTGAAGTACAATTTTTTAACAACAGACAAATGTTGGAAATTTCTGCGTTTGTGGTGAGACAAGTAAATTTCAGAAAGCCTGTTTTATCCGGTGCAATATTGCAAGATAAAATTCCAAACCAGGCAAATTTTATCAAAGAGATTATGGACACAGGTGTTGACGTTGCTGTCATTTCCGCCAATCAAATAGCTGCTCTGCATGAGGATGATTCTCTCTGGCAATCAAAAGCGGAAAAGTTGTTACATTTAACAGATGGCGTACCTCTTGGTATATACGAGTGCCCGATACCCTATCATCGTCTTGTATCTACTAAGTTATATGGCTGGCTGGCCAAAACAGGTCGGTTCTCGTTTCACAAGGATACAAGTTGTGATATTTTAAAAATCAAAGAGAAACTGAATATTTCAAGAGATAGTAAACTAAAGTTCTTCAATGCACATATTGATACATTGTTAGATTCGCTTCAAGCAGGCGGAAATGGCTATAGTGGGATAATGTCCAATTTTTGTCCTAAGTTGTGCGCGATTTTGTGTGAGAAATTTAATAGTAACCCAACAATTTCTTTTAGATTACAAAAATATTTATCAAATACAGAAAATCATATCTTAAGTATAAGTAACGCCTATCCTGCCGTCGGAAAACACTTTCTTAGGTGCAGGCAAGTTCCTATTAAACCTTTATGTAAAACCGATCAGCCTGAGTTGAGCAATTATCAGCTGCGTCAATTGTATGAGTTATCTAATGATATAATTTTTCTGGAAAATTTAGATATACTAAATGAGGGACTGCCGTACTTGTCAACCAGCCATGAGACCAGGGTAAAATGGCAAATTTACTCTCATTTACCCTTTCGCAAGTGAATAGAATTCTTGGGTACCTCAGTTTTATGAGACCTGTTGTAGTGTCAAGCAACCGTGGGACCGCCGCAAAACGTCGTAATTAGCTT
Proteins encoded:
- a CDS encoding LamG domain-containing protein; its protein translation is MDPEWTEGIKGDHALKFMKLAAPANGGVCSFINGYDPVLCSRALVATGSFTVEAFIKIDVMPADGYTDARYIVSLCDNSGTYASYWNYAIRLRTAGTDTFVEGLSRAKDGSWPTVTSTVALSTGVEYYVAFSYNADTMEAKIWVDNNTDTSTFAQQPISTDLTSPMFTIGARRPSSSYSAFFEGVIDDVRVSDTVLTTQEMLSYGCGSIGYDPMDFNQDCRVDMADLAEFAKMWGNCSIPYLEGCDQY
- a CDS encoding LamG-like jellyroll fold domain-containing protein; protein product: MLERIGVIFLLQLCFAGSSSAGVSYESLILRDDPVLWWRFDYQRSVDGSVAYDEISNYNSYYDGNTSIVTGGIDGGCGWFNGNLAGVELGSELRSRLDASKAITVEAWLRCADLPASGARPIFATRINAAYAGMEVIIVNAGGSCRIQVGARSTLSDSYQTAYAPFDSLGQWNHLVCVSDFANGKVIIYLNGQEVTETSVQFGSRLYEVGAAVTQTDQIARDCSLNNFYRGWLDEVAVYNRALNSFEVLEHYRAAIAEEPACLWVSQAFSASTYKDVFYGSPSLAILPDGTMIASHDYFGDGVALWDPTERWRTAISKSVDGGNNWVELAVVNRIYWASLFEHNGDIYLLGVNKPSGSIVISKSSDEGLTWSLAYNNNTGLLFSGGFDQTPPNYTTGSATILKHNGRVYRSFEDRVYNSQTIGQFKALVVSADLNSDLLNSSNWTMSNKVEYNLADTPPEWGATLPCWLEGSMTVDTDGQLWLVERFNSYPTTDKAALLKLSSDGTVLEWDVNAPDAGFIDMPGGMHMFTTRYDSQIGLHLALVNNNTDSSGDKPQQRNTLSLVSSENLIHWRHIATILQDDSLLSWEDSVALAGFQYVEWLFDGDDIVFVSRTAYDGAMSYHDSNRITFHRIENYQRLFTNCGNWGYDPMDFNFDCIVNLKDFFEFDSHWLN
- a CDS encoding LamG domain-containing protein; translated protein: MRKETKLLVVSCLLVIVLSSAASYAATLAYWKFDEGAADSQLLADSTGNTTNEFIRGTSASGFMDPTWTAGIKGDSALHFERLSAFPNGQVASFINGYDPELNSSALISSSFTVEAFINMDTLPDEGYSAVRYVVSLCDRSGTYASYWNYSIRMRTADGKTYAEGNSRAADGSWPTVTSSVALDAGVNYYLAYSYDDTTGEATIWVDEHSDSVTFTSAPISNALEHPMFTIGARAPSTSYSAFFDGVIDDVRISDTALTQSELLVPEPTTAAILLFGGISLLRKKKQI
- a CDS encoding dihydrodipicolinate synthase family protein, encoding MIYQTLSDGLYPVALTPLDETKSIDWKGLEHLIEFYLNSGASGLFVNCASSEVQFFNNRQMLEISAFVVRQVNFRKPVLSGAILQDKIPNQANFIKEIMDTGVDVAVISANQIAALHEDDSLWQSKAEKLLHLTDGVPLGIYECPIPYHRLVSTKLYGWLAKTGRFSFHKDTSCDILKIKEKLNISRDSKLKFFNAHIDTLLDSLQAGGNGYSGIMSNFCPKLCAILCEKFNSNPTISFRLQKYLSNTENHILSISNAYPAVGKHFLRCRQVPIKPLCKTDQPELSNYQLRQLYELSNDIIFLENLDILNEGLPYLSTSHETRVKWQIYSHLPFRK